In Parasteatoda tepidariorum isolate YZ-2023 chromosome 2, CAS_Ptep_4.0, whole genome shotgun sequence, one DNA window encodes the following:
- the LOC107439880 gene encoding integrator complex subunit 4: protein MTAVLKKRALAEFSMVLQEAPKKPAKHLRLMKKTSYQPELDLDLLKGTTSSAAMIVLLQVEEAIKGEVDAIPLYNTLLDHYLKEPEPAVRVKLVNILSQMVQANLIEAYTLFDDLQPLMKGESSHKVLAVLLSTFLRIKKLEKDDKLHLQIFQLASKYLNNRSHEVKCAALAVIGDFIALDDKSESFQNTLQLLAEYSHDHEPRVRTEALNALLQLHDRGLKLDSSLYEVVCEALTDDYECVRMAALKLIDVISHLHSEKLVSVSPEEQIRLADDAFAKICTMITDPSTNVRVLAASLLGGFREVSLEFLNQTLDKKLLSTLRKKKPGFEGNKENNENTEWSSGKKMYTEVSKEDIEDDNVSLMSSGACGAFVHGFEDELQEVRTATLDSFCKLATYFPSFASISLDFLVDMFNDETEEVCLKAIHCLQKISLHIMLREDQLKTILVVLEDFSMDLREALHTMLASCRLTTKECLKFCVDSLLKNLMRYPQDKRSIWRCLQQLGERHPYLTLPLVPELLSIHPFIDMTEQNIEDPAYICNLILVFNAASKCHVMLSLFDEYTQKHYSYLKDTLPHLVPHLKLSNVSVSSIDIESSDEHSRKFLNQVLERVAAAEHRNPKARQNILETSIQDLKQLSAIEPKLSAAANCAALYIQCQLLLAKIISNKNWLNPSLLSPLQSSTLKSSLEKLLQLSFCLSHQFLGLNSEEIICLRQLRLRALSLQLMVLIRGSNTSALGPCEAFLEQVDSLQRFQEEQGLSPDSFTSALFRDLDSLEDPKPGTVARVLQPLLQSCPCPSLRLNVDSPEGLARVKQASAVIHEPAADSENVHKFTAGLVLGITMDAEVENVENVKNVKVKVKYPDQQVQLILPRLADFRQQGELQYRLYTSVLLSHSIWSEACHVEMSLVLDFSDTEVCARNSQRSTGLLKAEDSTIELCKPVKVNISPKPAKKGI, encoded by the exons atgaCTGCCGTGTTAAAGAAACGTGCTTTAGCTGAGTTCAGCATGGTTTTACag GAAGCTCCTAAAAAACCAGCTAAGCACTTACGTTTGATGAAGAAAACTTCTTACCAACCTGAACTTGATCTAGACCTGCTGAAGGGAACTACTTCTAGTGCTGCTATGATTGTTCTCTTGCAAGTTGAAGAAGCCATTAAAGGAGAG GTAGATGCCATTCCTTTGTACAACACTTTGCTAGATCATTACTTAAAAGAACCTGAACCTGCCGTACGTGTGAAATTAGTAAACATTCTTTCCCAAATGGTACAAGCAAACCTAATTGAAGCATATACATTGTTCGATGATTTACAACCTTTAATGAAGGGAGAGTCATCTCATAAAGTTTTAGCAGTTTTGCTTTCAACATTCTTACGaataaaaaaactggaaaaagaTGATAAACTtcatttgcaaatatttcaacTAGCTTCAAAg TACCTTAACAATCGAAGTCATGAAGTGAAATGTGCGGCTTTAGCTGTCATTGGAGATTTTATTGCCCTAGACGATAAATCGGAATCTTTCCAAAATACGCTTCAACTGCTTGCCGAGTACAGCCATGATCATGAACCAAGGGTTCGAACAGAAGCTTTAAATGCTTTA TTACAACTTCATGATCGAGGCTTAAAATTAGATTCTAGTTTGTATGAGGTTGTTTGTGAAGCCCTCACTGATGATTATGAGTGTGTCAGAATGGCAGCTCTCAAATTAATTGATGTCATTAGTCATTTGCATTCTGAAAA gttAGTATCTGTGAGTCCCGAAGAACAAATACGTTTAGCTGATGATGCCTTTGCCAAAATCTGTACTATGATTACTGATCCTTCTACGAATGTTCGTGTACTTGCTGCATCTTTATTG gGTGGATTTAGAGAAGTCAGCTTAGAGTTTCTTAACCAAACTCTGGATAAGAAACTTTTATCCACATTAAGA aaaaagaaacctggttttgaaggaaataaagaaaacaatgaaaatactGAGTGGTCATCtggtaaaaaaatgtatactgaAGTTTCAAAAGAAGATATTGAAGATGATAATGTTAGTCTTATGAGTTCAGGAGCTTGTGGAGCATTTGTTCATGGCTTTGAAGATGAATTGCAAG AGGTCCGAACTGCGACTTTGGATTCATTCTGTAAGCTGGCTACTTATTTTCCATCATTCGCTTCAATTTCCCTGGATTTTCTTGTCGACATGTTCAATGATGAAACTGAAGAAGTATGCCTTAAAGCTATTCACtgtcttcaaaaaataagtCTCCATATTATGTTGAGGGAGGACCAgctgaaaacaattttagtgGTGTTAGAG GATTTCTCAATGGATTTAAGAGAAGCTTTACATACTATGCTTGCTTCTTGTCGTTTAACAACAAAAGAGTGCTTGAAGTTTTGTGTAGatagtttattgaaaaatttgatgcgATACCCTCAGGATAAAAGATCTATTTGGAG GTGCTTACAGCAACTTGGAGAGAGACACCCTTACTTAACATTGCCTTTAGTTCCTGAGCTATTAAGCATTCATCCTTTCATTGACATGACTGAACAAAATATTGAAGACCCTGCAT ATATATGCAATCTGATTCTTGTTTTTAATGCTGCTTCAAAGTGTCATGTCATGCTTTCTTTGTTTGATGAATATACTCAGaaacattattcttatttaaaagacACTTTGCCACACTTGGTTCCTCATCTAAAG ctTTCTAATGTATCAGTGAGTTCTATCGATATTGAATCATCTGATGAACATTCACGCAAGTTCTTAAATCAAGTTCTTGAAAGAGTGGCGGCTGCTGAACACCGTAATCCAAAAGCAAgacaaaatatattagaaactTCTATACa ggaTTTGAAGCAGTTGTCTGCTATTGAACCTAAGTTATCTGCAGCTGCCAATTGTGCTGCTTTATACATACAATGTCAACTTCTTTTAGCTAAA attatttcaaacaaaaactgGTTGAATCCATCATTGTTGTCACCTTTGCAAAGCAGTACTCTCAAATCATCACTTGAAAAG CTACTTCAACTTTCATTTTGTCTCAGTCATCAGTTCTTGGGATTGAATAGTGAAGAAATCATTTGCTTACGACAGTTAAGACTTCGGGCTTTATCCTTACAATTGATGGTCTTAATAAGAGGAAGTAATACATCAGCTCTAGGACCTTGTGAAGCCTTTTTGGAACAAGTTGATTCTTTGCAAag ATTTCAGGAGGAACAGGGTTTGAGCCCAGACAGTTTTACATCTGCACTATTTAGAGATTTGGATTCTCTGGAAGACCCAAAACCTGGAACAGTTGCCAGAGTTCTGCAGCCATTATTGCAATCCTGTCCATGTCCCTCATTGCGACTGAATGTTGACAGCCCTGAAGGTCTTGCAAGGGTAAAACAAGCCAGCGCTGTGATACATGAACCAGCTGCCGATTCTGAAAATGTGCACAAGTTTACCGCTGGACTCGTTCTTGGAATTACAATGGATGCAGAAGTTGAAAATGTAGAGAATGtgaaaaatgttaaagtaaAG gTCAAATATCCTGACCAACAAGTTCAATTAATTCTACCTCGATTAGCAGACTTCCGACAACAGGGAGAATTGCAATACAGGTTATATACATCAGTCCTCCTTTCACACAGTATTTGGTCTg AAGCTTGTCATGTGGAGATGAGTCTTGTACTAGACTTTAGTGATACAGAAGTTTGTGCAAGAAATAGTCAAAGAAGTACTGGGCTGTTAAAAGCTGAAGACAGCACTATCGAATTGTGTAAACCagtgaaagttaatatttctcCCAAGCCAGCAAAgaaaggaatataa